ATGCACGTATGAACGCCACTCTCAGGGTTGATCCTGCTGGGTGAGGGCGGGGGCGAGCAACTCCCGAAGGGTCATGCATAGGTTGTAACGTACCTGTGGCCACCCATGAACCAACGTCTCAATGGGAACTGCGTTTTGTCGTCAGCCGCTCAGACTGGTGAAGCGTCCAGCAGGTCTTGCGGTAGCGCCCAGCGAGTGTGGAGACTTTTGCCGTTGTCAATAATTCGTATACGAATCGATTTATATACGCATTACTGACTTGATTGTGAAGGCTGCCTGTGCATAGACATCGTGTGGCACGGCATCTAGGATGCGGTATGACCCTTTCACATCCACTCGTCGAAACAGGCCGCGGGTACACTCGCGCTGAAATTTCAAAGATTCTGGGAGGCAGTCCCCAGCCCTATCTACCGCATAAAGATGGCAGGGTTGTTGCCGGGTGCTTCAGCGTCAAGAAGGGGCCATTTGCGCCGCGTGAAATTCTGGTGGGGGAAGGGGCGGGCGTCGAAGGGTCTGCGGCGATGTTGTGTCAACAGGCCGAAGCCATTCCCGTGTTCATGAAGGGGCCAGAGGTGATGAAGGGGGAAGGCCGCTGGTTCTACAGCGGCATGTATCGGGTGGGGCACTGGACTCAAGACCCGGAGGTGTTGGCCCGCTACGCCGAAGAAGGCGGGCGCGGGACGCTGACACGGGTGATGTTTTTGATTCGGGCTTGAGCAGGCTTCTCTCCTTGTTGGAGGCAGATAAAGCAGCCCAACGAAGAAGGCGACCCGGAGGTCGCCTTTGATTTCCCTAGACTAGCCTGGGATTCAGGCCATGCCCAGGACATGCACCCCAATTGCCTCAGCGGGCGTTTGGGAAGGGTTTTATGGCTACCTGCAACGCTTTTTCTCCAGCACGGAGGTCGTCCTATGAAACACGCTTGGCAATATGTCCTTAAAGCCGCAAAGACCCTTCATGCACAGGGGCAGGCCACTTTTAGTCCGCAGCAGATCGTAGAAGTGGCCCTCGGCCTTGGATGGGCTGGCAAACCCCAGACTGTTCAGCATCATGTGTGCAATCAGATGCGGGCAGACATTTCCAATGCTCCATACCCGTATCTGGACTACCTCGGATCGGCCACCTACCGACTGAATGAAGAGGGCAAGCGGGCGGCGGAAGGACTCTAGAGGGTTGTGTTGCCTTAACCAGAGTGGGGTAGGGTGACCGGCCGTGACCGACGCCAAGCCTTACCACCGTGGTTTCCCCATGATCATCATCCAGCATGCTATTTGGCGCTGCCACCGCTTTTCCCTGAGTGACTGAGACGTGCAGGAGTTGCTGCACCAGCGCGGCCCAAAGGGTCAGTCACGAAACCCTCCGCGAAAGGTGCATCAAGTTCGGACCCCTCTTCGCTGAAGACTTGCGCCACCGGGAACAGAGGCGAGGATCCCGGTGGCATCTCGACGAGGTGTCCACGAGTGTTGATGGTGTCCGACATTGATTGAGGCGGGCCGCCTTGGGGTACGGTTTCGTGCTTGCGATCCTCCTCCAGCGTCACCGCGATACCGAGGCCGCGAAGACCTTTCTGACCCACTTGCTGAGAGAGGGGCGATGTCCCGCAGGTCATTCACACCAGCCGCCTCAGGAGTGACGGAGCCGCGCTTCGAGAGATCCTAAGTCTGGCTATCGTTGACCACCAACAGGTGATTTCCACGGGTAGGTTTAATAACGTCACCTTGCAGGAGCATCGATCGACACGACGACAAGAGCGATGCCAGCAAGGATTCAATCGGCGGAAACGCGCTCAAGAATTCCTGAGCCTCCACGCCCGGATTACCAACCTCCACCATCATTCCCGCACCAGCGTCACCGCCGCCACCCGAAGAAACAACCAGAACACAGCGTTTCAGACGTGGTCAATCGTCGCGGCAGGGGTGATCTGAGATTCAAACCACCCCTGCTCCCGCCCTGCTGCAGAGCCAGTTAAGGCAACACAACCTATTTAGATATTGAGCGTTACCGTAGCCATCCAAAGTGCGATCAACTTGTTTGCTTTGTTTACGACCCAGAGGGCAGGATTGCTAACCCTCGTGGCTTGGAAAATGACCTGCAGCAAGGCGATCCGCTCAAAGTTCGGGTGCTCATTCGGCCCATCAGAGCGCCTATCCTCAGAGCATAGGTCAGGCGATCACATCGTCGCGGCTGTCGCGACACTGCTTGACTTGACGTTTGCCCCACAAGGAATCACCGTCCTTCAGAGCAACCGAGCCGCGGCAGGGCAGGATGTCTTTTAGTACCACGTCCATGTGATCCCCCGCTGGCGACTCGACGAGGTGGGCATCAGCTATCAAGTGCTCGAAGAGCTTGACCTCGCGGATGTGGCTCGGCGTATCCGGGCGGTGCAGACCTCTTGATCGCTGTCCACAATCTGCCTGCCTGACAGTGTGGGCGTGACCAGGGTTGGAGAAGACCAATGCGAACGTATGCCGTTCTCAATAGATGTGCGGGGGCGTTGGGGGATTTTCGCACTGATTCCGCAAATTTGCTTGACACTTCGGGTGAGAACCTTATGCTGCCAAGACAGCAACTCATCAGGAGGATCCTTCTTGAATCAGCCCGCCCCGTTCGACCGGCAGGAGTTCGCTAGGCTCGTATACATTCAGCTCATTGATGCCCAGCCCCGCCTATTATTGCGGCGCGGCAAGCAGGTGCAGGCCATCACGGTTCAGCACGTCCTCAAATCCTACCCCGAGCAACGCCCACAGGTCTTCGAGGTTCTGCGCGCCATGCTGCCTTTTGGCTGCGAAATCACGGAGACAGGCGCCTTGCGCCGCATCCCCTCGCCTTCTCAACTGGCAAGCGCGAAGAAAAGTCGGAAAACAAAGAATGCGAAGAATAAGGCGCAGCAGCCTGTCACCAAAAACTCCAAGGCCCCGAAGAAAACAGTACAAATGGCGCACCGGAAAACGCGGAAAACCAGTTCGGGTGGGAGGGTCAGGTCCGATGCCTACGAATGGAAAGGTCCGGCGGACCCTTTACCCGCGACTGACCCGGGCCTGGCGGACAGGATTCGCGCCAGCATGTCTGCTTACGCCGCCTCGACGAAGGATACTCAGCAGACATCGGCCTGGGATCGCCCCGATATTGGGTATTGGGATTAAAGAGTCGCAAGTTGAAAAGTGGTCTACCCTACGGGGGCCCGTAGAGCAGTACCGAGATTCAGTGACTGGTGCCGATGCCCCTCGGGCAGCTCGAACGTGGCCAGCAAGCACAGCGCCATCCTGCTCATCAAGCAGGAGTGGCAGCATTGTGAAGATGGCGTTGTGTATGACCCTGTACAGGTCGTCCGGCCTACTTTAAATCCATGCCTGTAGAAATAGCCATTTGGAAACTTGGTGCTCAACCTGAACCGGTCACGCTGACTGGACTGGACCAGGAAAGCACTCTTGAAAACGCTCTTAAAGTCGACCTCAGTATCGTTGATCCGGACTTGATGATGCTCGCCACACAGCTCCAGACCGATCACGGCAAACGCATCGATATCCTGGCGATGGACCGGCAGGGCGACATTGTTATCCTTGAGTTGAAGCGCGACATGACGCCGCGCGAAGTCATGACCCAGACCCTCGACTACGCCGCCTGGGTCAAGACCCTCAGCGCAGAACAGATCGAAGACATCTACCGCCAAGCCCACAATGGTACAGAACTCCGGGCTGGCTACGCCGACGTGTATGGCACGAACGATCAGTACCCTGATGCGATCAACGTCAGGCAGCGCATGATCATTGTCGCCTCCTCGCTAGATGCGATTACTGAGCGAATCGTGGCCTACCTATCCGAATTCGGTGTGCCGGTTAACGTCGTGTTCTTTCGGGCGTTTAAACAGGAGGGTACCCAGTACCTGGCACGCACCTGGCTGATTGACCCAAATACCGCTGAACAGCGCGCCGACAGTAAAGCTGAACCTGGCGCACCCAAAGCCCTATGGAACGAGGTTGATTACTACGTCTCTTTTGGAGAAGATCAATGGCGCCACTGGGAAGACGCCCTCAAATACGGCTTTGTCAGTGCCGGAAAGGGGAGATGGTATAGCAACTCACTCAAAAGTCTGAAGCCCGGCGACCGGGTCAGCGTTCATATCCCGCAACGGGGGTATGTGGGGGTGGGCAAGGTGATCTCCGCCGCTGCACCCGCTCGGGCGGCCAGGGTGACCATCAACGGACAGGAGACGACGTTCAAGGATCTAGCGTTTAAAGCCGAAACCATGCATGACGAGGCAGACGATAGCCTGTGCGAGTGGGTGGTTGCCGTGGAGTGGCTCGACGTCCTGACCGCTGACCAAGCCTTCTGGGAAAAGGGGCTCTTTGCCAACCAGAATTCCGCCTGCAAACTGCGCAGCGTGTTTACACTAGATGCCCTCTCGAAAAAGTTTCCGAGAGGTTTCCAAACCCCCTGAGCTCAGCCCCGGGATCCTGTACGCAATATCGTCGGCGCTGGATCCCCGTAGCGGTCACACTGTCCTTTATGTCAAACGGTAGTACTGCACAGACGCGCTGGCAAGGCTGGGAACCCGCCATGGACTTTCTGAGGAAGCGTGATGGAACACTCTGGATCGTCTCGCCGTTCATCACCACCACGCCTCCCGAAAGAATGATCCATGGATCTCGAGTCCTGACCACCCTTGATCCCGCGAAGCTCGCCAGCGGCGCTTCTACCTTCCAGGCACTCGCTGCCCTGCTTGAAGGAGGCGCTGAGGTCCGTATTCTCCCGAAACTGCACGCCAAAGTGTACTTGCGCATGCATGGCAGTGAGGCTGTGGGCTTTTCTGGTTCTGCCAATCTGACGCTCAGCGGCGAGCGTCATAACCACGAAGTCATGACTGGTCCAGAGACCTTCAGCATCGGATTCATGCGCGATCTCACCCACCACTGGGCCGCGGCCGCCAAGCATCGCCTGACCATGTCACGTCTTATACAGGAACAAGAGAAGGCGGAACGGCTCAGCGAGAATCTCGCCGCGCAAAAGCTGATCGAGAGCGGCGTCGTAGTTATTCTTATCGACACCCAGATGCTGCGCGGATCGTTTGAATTGACCGAGAGCAAGGTGGGCATTCCGATCCACGAACGGACGAAAGGGTTCCGGCCTGCCCGCGTGGACTTTGTACAAGCGAAAAACCGCAAGCAGGGCATCGATCTGCTTCAGGCCGGTCTAAAACGTCTGCAAAGTAGCCGGACCGGTCAGGCCATCAAGCTGAAAGGTAGTCTCTCGTTTGCTGTTCCCGTCGCAGAACACGACAATTTTCAGGACGGTCTCCAGGAGCTCAACAGTGAGCTGCGCACTACCATGGGGGAACTAGTCAAAGAGCATGCCGAGGCGTGGCAGGCCGACTTCATTACACGGCTGCAACAGGCCGCCCAACGTTACGTGAGGGCAGATCCTGATCGGGTGCAAGCCGTCCTGGAGGGAGCCGCCAGCAGCTTCGATAAGTACATCAAAAAGCTGGATGTGGGCCTGAGTTACGGCACATACTTACCACTGCAAACGCCGTCGCGTCCGCTGGCCCATGACTTCCGGACCTATTTTCAGGGCGTGAGAGAGAACCAGCCGCTGAACTGGGAGGACGACGTGGAGGCGTAACGGGAAGCCTTACAAATCCGATCCTGGTGATGGCTTCAAAATTTCTCCCTTCAGCGCGAGATGCCAGCAACGCAATCACGAAAACGCAGTTCTGGGAAACCGTCACCTGAATTCGCCACCAGGATTGAACTTGCAGTGATCCCCATGGACTCCCTGAAAACGCGGCCAGGATTCAACCACAGGAGAGCAGATGCGTGACTTAAACGCCGACCAACTCCAAGCCAACTTGCAGGCATTCAGAGCTGGCCTGTCACCGGACGCCCGCTACGCCTCGTTCGACTATTGCTACAACTACTTCCAGGACTTCCGGGAGCGCGGCCCCCTGAAGACGCTCGCCTGCGAAGAGCATCTTCAAGTCAGTGCATTGCACCTGGGCTTCTACTTAGCGAGTTGGGGCATGTACCGCGGCTCGACCGAATTGCTCCAGCGCAGCGTGCGACATCTCAGTCCGGTCATTGCCTTTATTGCCAACACCCCGAAATCTATATGGGACATCGACGTCGATCACTACACCCCCACCGCAATTGACGAGCTGTTGAACTTGAATGAAACGCTCAAAGAAGCTTTAAAGGGCAACGCGACCGATACGCTGCTGACGAAAATCATGTTGGGTGTCTTTGGCAACGTTCCGGCGTTCGATACGCAGTTCAAGGCAGGCTTCGGGACGTCTAGTCTGGGAAAGAAAGCTCTCGAAGCCGTTGGAGCGTTTGCCAGAGAGCACCACGAGTTTCTGTCGTCCCAACGGATTCACACCCACGATTTTCTGACTGGCGCGCACACCAACCGGCCCTACCCAAAGGCAAAGCTTCTCGACATGATTTTTTTCATTGAAGGCAGTCGAGGTCAGTCTGGACAGTCGAGTAAATGATGTGGACCTGAGCTGGGCATGCGGCCCGCTGCGTCATCGCTCTTAGGTGTTGGGGGGTGCGCCAATCAACCCACGTTGTGTTCCACCAGTCACCTCTCGTCTTCAAATTCCACGGTTTGTGCTGCATGTTTTTCTCTTTGTCTGTCCGAGTCTGCGGGAGATGTGTTCCACAATCCCGCTGACTTCTTGGCACTCGCCAAGTCGGTCCTGGCTGCGCG
The genomic region above belongs to Deinococcus humi and contains:
- a CDS encoding DUF91 domain-containing protein; translation: MPVEIAIWKLGAQPEPVTLTGLDQESTLENALKVDLSIVDPDLMMLATQLQTDHGKRIDILAMDRQGDIVILELKRDMTPREVMTQTLDYAAWVKTLSAEQIEDIYRQAHNGTELRAGYADVYGTNDQYPDAINVRQRMIIVASSLDAITERIVAYLSEFGVPVNVVFFRAFKQEGTQYLARTWLIDPNTAEQRADSKAEPGAPKALWNEVDYYVSFGEDQWRHWEDALKYGFVSAGKGRWYSNSLKSLKPGDRVSVHIPQRGYVGVGKVISAAAPARAARVTINGQETTFKDLAFKAETMHDEADDSLCEWVVAVEWLDVLTADQAFWEKGLFANQNSACKLRSVFTLDALSKKFPRGFQTP
- a CDS encoding phospholipase D family protein, producing the protein MSNGSTAQTRWQGWEPAMDFLRKRDGTLWIVSPFITTTPPERMIHGSRVLTTLDPAKLASGASTFQALAALLEGGAEVRILPKLHAKVYLRMHGSEAVGFSGSANLTLSGERHNHEVMTGPETFSIGFMRDLTHHWAAAAKHRLTMSRLIQEQEKAERLSENLAAQKLIESGVVVILIDTQMLRGSFELTESKVGIPIHERTKGFRPARVDFVQAKNRKQGIDLLQAGLKRLQSSRTGQAIKLKGSLSFAVPVAEHDNFQDGLQELNSELRTTMGELVKEHAEAWQADFITRLQQAAQRYVRADPDRVQAVLEGAASSFDKYIKKLDVGLSYGTYLPLQTPSRPLAHDFRTYFQGVRENQPLNWEDDVEA